The Methanofollis sp. genome includes the window GGGCATGGGAGGCGAGCCATGAATGGTCGTCCGGGGTCTTTGCAAGGTCCCGATACATAAAATAGAGAGGGCGGCCGGGGTCTTCACCCGCGGCTTCAGGGGCCGCCAGAACACCGGCCATGTCGGCGACAGTCCTGACATGGGCTTCTGGCAGCGGTCCGTCCCATGAATACATCACTCGGATGTGCGCCGTCTGTATATATAATACCCCGCCCCGATCAGGACGGCGATGATGACCGCGATGACGATCGGGTTCGTGAGGGCTCCCACCAGGGGATCGGGCTTCACGACGGCCACGGTCATCTTCATCGTGTCGGAGATCTGGCTGTTGTCCAGGGCGTCGCGGTACCGGATCTCGGAGTCGAGTCCGTACGGCTTCACGGTCGCCTCCTTGTCCACGCTCACCGCGTAGTGGGCGACCGCGGTCTGGCCGGGTTCGAGGTCGCCGAGATAGGCGGTGTCGTCATTGGAGGTGAAGGGGTCGACGGCGCTGATCCGCGCCTGGGCATTGTAGGCGGTCGCCGAACCGACATTCTTGTAGGTGACGTCGATCGTCGCCTTCTGGCCGGGGTGCACGGTCGCCGCAGACGAGACGATGGCGAAGTCGATCTTTCCGCCGACTGGCACGCCGACGATCTCGGTGTCCGAGGTCTCCTTCTCGCCGTTGTTCTTCTCGTACTGGACCATCACATCGAGGGGATAGGTCTGTGCCTCGGCGTCGTTGGAGGCCGAGACCTTGAAGGTGCACTCGACGACGTCGCCCGGCTTGAAGTCGCCGATATAGACGCTCCCGTCGGTCGGGATCAGGGGGCTTGCACCGTCGCGGGAAAGTTTCGCGACCGCCTTCTGTGCATGCTCGAAGCCCGCGTTCCTGAGTTTCAGGGTGAGGTAGCCCTCGGTCCCGACATTGATGTGGTCGGTCGAGACCTCGTCCACCTCAAGGTTGACATTGGACTTGACCGTGACCTTCAGGGGAAGGATCACCGTTTTGTCGAGGTACCCGGTCCGCAGAAGGTTGCCGCTGTCCTGTTCGGTCCAGTCGACATACTGATACTTCAGGGTCAGGGGGAGGTCATAGGTGCCTGCCCTGGCGTCCTTGTTGAACTTCACCAGGAAGGTGACCGGCTTGCTCACGCCGCCGGGGAGGTCACCGATCTGCTGGGCGTCAGACCTGATCTCCACAGGGGCTTTTCCTGCCGAAAGTCCGGCATTCATGAGTTTTGCAAGGTTCGGCGGATCCTGTGGGGTGATCGTCTTCGAATCGACGATCATCACAGTGTTCACGCCGCTGTTCGAGATGATCACCGTGACCGGCACCTCGGTGCCGGGGACAAACTCGTTTGTACCCGAGATTGCCACAGACATTTCAGGGTTGCCATAGAGGAACTCTGTTCCCGCAAGGGCGGGAGCGATGAGCGCCGCAAGGGCCAGACCCAGAATACAGAATTTCCGGATATCCATGTATATGCACCGTGTTGTTTTTGTTGTAACAACATTTATCTGCGTACTCTATAAATATATGGTGTCATGCCCGCCCCACCAGACTATGCCCGGAGCGTTGCCGAAGCGCTCAAAACTCTCGGGCTCACAAAATACGAAGCACTCGTCTATGTCGCCCTCCTCCAGGTGACGAAGGCGACGGCGACCGAGATCCACGAACTCTCCGGGGTGCCACGCGCATCAGTCTACCCTGTCCTCGACCGCCTCCTCCAGAAGAACATGGTCAGGGTCTCGCACACCACGCCCAAGCGCTTCTCTGCCACCCCGCCGGACGACGCCATCAACACCCTGATGCGCGAGATCGAGGAGAAGGCGACCTATGCGAAGGACGTCCTCGGCGAACTCTGGCAGGACCGGACCAGTATCGAGGGGGGAGACCAGGAACTGATCTGGAACATCCTCGGCGAGACCAATATCACCAGCCGCCTGCGGGACCTCATCTACCAGGCCGGACGCGAGATCAGGATCATGGGGAGCTGGACTCTCCTGAAGGACCTCAGGGATGCACTCGGGGAGAGGGCCGGACAGGTGCAGATCGAGGTGATCGCCGACCGCTGGGAAGGAGCGGTCCCCGAGGGCATGGTGGTCACGACCGCGGTGCCGCCTGTCTGGCATGAAAAAGGAAAGATAGGTGACCGGGCAGGGATGCTCTTCGCGGACGGCACAAAGGTGATGGTGGCGATGGGGTCACAGGGAGAGGCGCCGACCGCCCTCTTCTCAGAGGCTGAAGGTTTTGTCCGGTTCTTCTCCCGGTACTGGGACCTCATCCACGGTTTCGGCGAGAAAAACACGGAAATATAACTTTTTTCAGAGGGAGTAGATCGGCGCAAGGTCTCCGACATCGATGAGACCGCTCAGGGAGTTGATCTCGACCTCATACCCGGCCTCCTTCACCGCGGCCATCACATTGGTTCCTCCGAGGATGGAGATCCCAAAATACTGAGGGGAACAGCCGAAGCCCAGGATCGGGGCGTTCGGCGCCGAGACCTCGAGGACACCGGCGATCATGCTCTGCTCCAGGTCCTCGATGACCGCGGCGACCACCGGTTCGGCCTCCATATGGCACTCCCGCAGGTTGGCGAGCACACTCCCCCGTCCACGCCGGATCACGCCGGTGATGTCGGTGATCTCCTGGGAGACGAGTACTTCCAGGGGGTCGATGGTCGTGGCGTCGTACAGGATCATGTCGGTGAAGCGCCTGGGCAGGCCCCCTTCGATCTCCACGACGCCGCCGCCGATCGGGTGGATGGGGGCGCCGCGTCTGATCATCACGCCGTCGATGGTGGTGGAGCAGACCGTGCAGATCCCGACCCTCTCGTCGGGGATGGTATAGTCGCCGATACGCTCGCCGGCCTGGTAGAACCTGACAAGACCGCTCGGGCTGATCCCTGCCCGGAACACCTCTTTCATGACGGCGAGGACCGGTTCGAAGTCCCCGGCACTGATCATCGAGAGGTTGTAGATGACCAGGCCCTCATCCTCCGCAGGGTCGTAGGTCACTGTCATGGCCTCTTCCTCGATCAGGTGGTTGATGAACTTCAGGGGAGGATACACACCATACTCTCGCCATGAGAATAGAAAAATTGTTCTATAGTTCAGGGACACATTCTAGGAGATGGAAGGAGAAATGCGGGAACGGACGCAGGATATTGTGGCAACGATCCTGGAGTCCGCCGGTTACGGCGTCGAATGCGCCGACGAACCCTTCGACCTCTCGGCCGTCGGCGACAGGGAGAGTTATGTCGTCCTCATATCCGACGACGCCGACGAGATCGGACACTTTGACGGAAGGAGGTTCCGCATCAGGCAGGGCGAGGAGATCGAGGAGTGCCGGAAGATCCTGGTGACCTTCAACCCCGCGGCACGGGCCGACAACTGCACCGTCTGGGGGAAGGACGAGATTGCCAGATATGCCGGAGAGGCGGCCCTTGCGCGGATCTTCGGGAGAACTTTCTCCCTTGGCAGGAGCACGACGGCCTCCCCGGCGCAACGTGCCATGAACGGCGGCGGGATCCTCCACCTCCCGGTCAAGGTCAGCGACCGGAACGCCGCGATCATCTCGGGGACGCGGGGAGAAGTGCGCTGCCGTTTCGTCCCGTACTGGTGTTACCACTGCACGAGCAGCGGTTCCCAGACCGTCCTCTCCCGCAGGGTCTCCTTCGACGCCGACCGCTGGGGTGGTCTGAACGCCATCAACGGTTCGAAGATGGAGATGACACTCTCCGATGCAGTGGACTCGGCCATGCCCGATGACTGCGAAGTGCTCCAGCCGAAGATCGCAAAGCAAGAGGCGGAAAACCAGACTGTAACCAACCTGATCGCCGAACTGACCCAGAAGGTCAGGTTCAGAAAGGAAGAGGGCGACGCCGTATTCTACCAGGAAGAGACGCTGAAACCGGACAGGAGGAACATATCGACCGAGATCACCCTGGTCTATGTCCCGGTCTGGGAGATCGAGGGGAAGAACAGGATCGTCGAGGTTAATGCCTATACCGGCGAGATCCTCACCACGCCCATGGACGAGGGCGTGGAGATCTTCTGAGCACCATGATCGTGATCATCGGCGGAGGGCCGGCAGGGCGGTTTGCGGCCATCCGCCTCGGCCATGCCGGACGGGAGGTGACCCTTGTCGAGAAGGGCGCTATCGGCGGACAGTGCCTGAACTACGGGTGCATGGCCGTCTGCGCCCTGAACGACAC containing:
- a CDS encoding S-layer protein; its protein translation is MDIRKFCILGLALAALIAPALAGTEFLYGNPEMSVAISGTNEFVPGTEVPVTVIISNSGVNTVMIVDSKTITPQDPPNLAKLMNAGLSAGKAPVEIRSDAQQIGDLPGGVSKPVTFLVKFNKDARAGTYDLPLTLKYQYVDWTEQDSGNLLRTGYLDKTVILPLKVTVKSNVNLEVDEVSTDHINVGTEGYLTLKLRNAGFEHAQKAVAKLSRDGASPLIPTDGSVYIGDFKPGDVVECTFKVSASNDAEAQTYPLDVMVQYEKNNGEKETSDTEIVGVPVGGKIDFAIVSSAATVHPGQKATIDVTYKNVGSATAYNAQARISAVDPFTSNDDTAYLGDLEPGQTAVAHYAVSVDKEATVKPYGLDSEIRYRDALDNSQISDTMKMTVAVVKPDPLVGALTNPIVIAVIIAVLIGAGYYIYRRRTSE
- a CDS encoding TrmB family transcriptional regulator; the encoded protein is MPAPPDYARSVAEALKTLGLTKYEALVYVALLQVTKATATEIHELSGVPRASVYPVLDRLLQKNMVRVSHTTPKRFSATPPDDAINTLMREIEEKATYAKDVLGELWQDRTSIEGGDQELIWNILGETNITSRLRDLIYQAGREIRIMGSWTLLKDLRDALGERAGQVQIEVIADRWEGAVPEGMVVTTAVPPVWHEKGKIGDRAGMLFADGTKVMVAMGSQGEAPTALFSEAEGFVRFFSRYWDLIHGFGEKNTEI
- a CDS encoding DUF128 domain-containing protein gives rise to the protein MYPPLKFINHLIEEEAMTVTYDPAEDEGLVIYNLSMISAGDFEPVLAVMKEVFRAGISPSGLVRFYQAGERIGDYTIPDERVGICTVCSTTIDGVMIRRGAPIHPIGGGVVEIEGGLPRRFTDMILYDATTIDPLEVLVSQEITDITGVIRRGRGSVLANLRECHMEAEPVVAAVIEDLEQSMIAGVLEVSAPNAPILGFGCSPQYFGISILGGTNVMAAVKEAGYEVEINSLSGLIDVGDLAPIYSL